ATTTCTACGTTCACAGACCCATAACCCGATCAATATTGGATAATCATGACTTGTGAAGCATCAGTAAACAATGTGGTGGCCATAGGGCATCCTGGTCCATTTTTCTTCATCTGCATGGTCACATGTGTGGCCCTTTTATTCTATCACAAACATTTGTCCCTTCTTGGGGAATACATGAACCTTGTTCATAGTTTTAACTGATAGAACCCAAACACCTGATTAACTCTGTATTGACTATTGTCAAATAGAGGGATGCATATACCTTCCCCATTAATAGGGTACAGATTTTCTTGGGTAAGTTACAGCTATTAGGAGATAATTCCATTTCCTTTCCTTTCTtctcttgattttcttttttttttaatctgacGGTAATAAATGATAATTTATATCGACGTTATCATGTTTGTATCCATAGATGGATACCACCTCCTTTACCAATTGCAAAAGGCGCGGAGCACGAAAAAGAAGCTGCAAGCACTTATGCTGCTGGGAAAAGCAAAGTATTCTCTTTTAGTTTTTATACTTGTGgagtttatgtttttttaagtCGAGTTCTGATTTTGTGGCTATTTACTATGGTTTCATGTTATGATTTTTACAGCGTCTGGAGGTGGAAAGGACCCTGACAGATGCCCAAAGAGATGAATTTGAGGATATGCTGCGTGGATTAACATTAGAAAGAAGCCAGATAAAAGATGCCATGGGTTTTGCTCTGGATAATGCCGATGCTGCTGGAGAGGTAATTGGATAAGCTGCAATTATTGATAGACTAAATATGTTTGACACTACTTCTAGCAAATCTTTCATGGGTATGGTAGTCTTGGCACATGTTTGTCATCCATGAAACCATTGCTTAAAAAACTAACAACAGATTTTAGATAATATTTTTGGAACAGTTTTTTCTTGAGTAGACTTTCTTGTTATATTACCTGCATTTAGCTCTACCATGCGTGCTCATAATTGGTATCCTCAAGCGCATTAATACTCATCAGATTCATATTGAACCTCCATATTTAAATCAACTAGATATGAAGATTATCAACTACTTTTTGACATATTTTTGTTGGATGAAAACTCATGCAATGAAATTTTAACAAAGCCTTGAATTAATATATAAACTTTAGTCTATTCATGTTCTTCCTAGCCTTTGCACTGAAGTTACTTTTCttatttatttgtatttttgcaTGCTAGATAGTTGAAGTGTTAACTGAGTCCATGACCCTCAAAGAAACTCCAATTCCAACAAAAGTTGCAAGACTCATGCTCGTTTCAGACATCCTTCACAACAGCAGTGCTCCTGTGAAGAACGCTTCCGCTTATCGTACCAAATTCGAAGCAACTTTACCTGATATCATGGAAAGCTTTAATGACTTATATCGTAGTGTAACTGGACGGATCACAGCTGAGGCTCTCAAGGTAGCCATCCCTCAGAACTAGTTTCTTACATATATCGTCGATCTCTTTTTTATCTTTTCCTTATTTAGACGCTAAGGTCTCTTTCCTGACAATTTCAGGAACGTGTCCTGAGAGTTCTTCAAGTATGGGCTGACTGGTTTCTTTTTTCGGATACTTTTGTGAATGGATTGCGAGCTACCTTTCTCCGTTCTGGTAACTCAGGTGTGATATCTTTCCATTCTATTTGTGGTGATGCCCCTGAACTTGAGAGAAATTCCGGTTCTGCGGACACAGGTGATGTGGAAAAGATTAATCAGGATACCGCGTTGGCCATTGGTAAAGGAGCTGCCATGAAGGAGCTTTTAAGTTTGCCCCTTACTGAGCTGGAAAGACGATGCCGACATAATGGACTTTCTCAGGTTGGTGGTAGGGAAATGATGGTAGCACGGTTACTTTATCTGGAAGATGCAGAAAAACAGAGAGGTTATGAGATAGATGATGAATTGAGGGCTTCACATAGCCATTCAAATTTGGGGAAAAACCCAAGTGGACAGGAGGGGACAAAACTTGAAATTGATTCAGGGAAAATGTCCGGATGGATGAGTTATGATGAAAATGGTGAGCGGTCAAAAGGAGAAGAGTCGGTATCATTGCCCACTTCAGATCCTTCTTTGCAGAAGGAACTTATCTTTAGTGAAGTGCAAAATGAACTCGTTTTGCCAGCTTCTAAGTGGGCCAGAGAGGACAATGAAAGTGATGATGAACATAAGAGGAATGCACAAGAATTGGGCTTAACCTACTCATCTTCTGGAAGTGAAAATGCTGGCGATGGTCTTTATAAAAACGCGGAAGTGGATCTTACTTCTGATGCTAGCAATTCAGCATTTCTCAATGTTGGAATGAACGAAGAACAAAGGTACCACTATGCTAGTATGACTCAACAAGGCATACTTCCCTGTTTTCTGATGTTTAAATATCGTGATCTGATTTTTCCATGCTTTGATGAAACTAATCTGTTTTATAGAATCTTGGAAGTATAGTTTCTGTCTCTTTTGTTTCCTTTTGCTGATGATAGAATAATCAAGATTGCTACTTGGTTCATGAAGAACTATTCGTAAGCATTATACATCTCTAGTTAACTGCAGTATTGAGATTAAAATAGTTATTTTTTTACCTGTACCTTTTGTGGCACCACTTCAGAAATATACTTTATCTTGAGGATGGATGTAGTAAGTCAGCTTTGGCGATGTTAATTGATGTATATCTTCTTGCATCACAAGTTTGATTCTTTAAAAATTCCATCCTCGCCATTTATAAATACTATTTACATGTATTAATTTTGATCGCTTTCATATCCTTTGCCAATGATAACATGGTGTTTTCTGTCTCACAGACAAAAATTAAGGCGTCTTGAGGTTTCTTTGATGGAATACCGAGAATCTCTTGAAGAAAAGGGATTAAAAAATTCAGAGGAAATTGAGAGAAAAGTTGCCATCCATCGTAGACAGCTACAATCTGAATACGGTTTATCTGATTTGCATGCAGATGCCTCCGGCAGAAGTAAGTTACAAATCTTTGATCCAATATCATCATTATTGCTTTCCATGCATGTGGTTTCACATTGGTCTGATTTGGACTCTGCAAATTATTTCTTTAGTTGTATCATATGTAAATTTATCAAAGTTATGCTGTTAGAAGCAACTCTAAAGTGTGGAGAGAACTACTCAGACAACGATAATCGCACTCAGGGgtcatttaaataaaagaaaaaatatgaaGACACGTAATAGTAGTCTCACTCTGGCTTTATTGATATACCAGATATTTCCTAGATGTTTCTAAGCTGTCGTTGAAGACTTGATATTTCAATTTACTAGACCTTGTGGGATGTTGAGAGTCATTGCAAATGTTTTATGTGAAACAAGCACCATCAAGTGTTCTTGTTGGGATTGGCCATGGTGAAGGAgtttatttcaaataattatCGCAGTCGTCTTGCATTTATCTCGAGGTTAGGTTCGTAACTACTTGTGACATAAATTCTCAACTTTGTCACTGCAGAGAGGACCTCTTCAGAGAGGAGGGACAGACAGGATGACTCCTACGAACCTTTAAAAAAGCACCACCGCAGCCAAAGCAGAAGTGAAAGCCCTCAACGAAAATCATCCATTCGTGATAAAGAGAGGGAGAGCGACATGAAAGGGGACAGAGACAGACGACGTGACAGGGAAACAGGCCATGATCTGGAGTCTGAACGGGCGAAGGATAGAGCACGTGATCGGGAGAAGAATGGCAGCAAGGAGA
This region of Primulina eburnea isolate SZY01 chromosome 14, ASM2296580v1, whole genome shotgun sequence genomic DNA includes:
- the LOC140812950 gene encoding LOW QUALITY PROTEIN: protein RRC1-like (The sequence of the model RefSeq protein was modified relative to this genomic sequence to represent the inferred CDS: deleted 1 base in 1 codon); amino-acid sequence: MLQYFLGNMSSRKKTPFQKHREDEEAKKKRAEDETARLYQEFVESFQADDTPGSKVFVRGGTINPNDKHKNDSEGGNSKDEGSGLKKGSRYVPSFIPPPMASKGKEYEKKKEEKPKEGKEKGKSRNIDHFMEELKHEQEMRERRNQDREHWRDSRHGDNSAPSSRFDELPNEFDPTGRPGSFDDGDPLTTNLYVGNLSPLVDENFLLRTFGRFGPIASVKIMWPRTEEERRRERNCGFVAFMNRTDGQAAKDEMQGVVVYDYELKMGWGKSVSLPSQALPAPPPGQMAIRSKGGATVILSGPSGPPVTSVPIQNSELVLTPNVPDISVVPPDDNHLQHVIDTMALYVLDGGCSFEQAIMERGRGNPLFSFLFELGSKEHTYYVWRLYSFAQGDTLMRWRTEPFIMITGSGRWIPPPLPIAKGAEHEKEAASTYAAGKSKRLEVERTLTDAQRDEFEDMLRGLTLERSQIKDAMGFALDNADAAGEIVEVLTESMTLKETPIPTKVARLMLVSDILHNSSAPVKNASAYRTKFEATLPDIMESFNDLYRSVTGRITAEALKERVLRVLQVWADWFLFSDTFVNGLRATFLRSGNSGVISFHSICGDAPELERNSGSADTGDVEKINQDTALAIGKGAAMKELLSLPLTELERRCRHNGLSQVGGREMMVARLLYLEDAEKQRGYEIDDELRASHSHSNLGKNPSGQEGTKLEIDSGKMSGWMSYDENGERSKGEESVSLPTSDPSLQKELIFSEVQNELVLPASKWAREDNESDDEHKRNAQELGLTYSSSGSENAGDGLYKNAEVDLTSDASNSAFLNVGMNEEQRQKLRRLEVSLMEYRESLEEKGLKNSEEIERKVAIHRRQLQSEYGLSDLHADASGRKRTSSERRDRQDDSYEPLKKHHRSQSRSESPQRKSSIRDKERESDMKGDRDRRRDRETGHDLESERAKDRARDREKNGSKERNDHERDKGRDRDRDRRRVK